The following is a genomic window from Vicinamibacteria bacterium.
CCGTACGAGGGGATAAGAATCGTTTCCATGCACGATTACCACAAGCTTCATGCGAACGAAGGCTTGTTGAAGTAGACGGAATCGTCCCGAGTGACGACCGGACCGTGACGCCAGAAGCGATCACGTCCCGATTAGTCCGAATAACCCTCGCGTCTGCTATGAATTAATCGGTCGGCGCCGATCAGCCTAAAACCAGCCACGGATCAGCGCGCGAGTATTGGCGCGTCCTGCGATCACGCCCAACCTGCCTCATCACACGAAGGAGGCAGGATGATGATTCGATCTGTCGCGGCGAACCGGCTGGTTGTGTCCGTTTCACTCGCCCTCACCCTCGCCTCGCGGGGCACGGCAGGGGCAGAAGGAGCGGCGCCAGAGCTTCACGTTTTTGTCCAGGACTGCGTGGGGTTGAACGAAGACTTCCTCCGGGCGATTCAGGTCGAGGTGGAGCACATCTATACCGAGGCTGGCGTGCGCATCGTCTGGCTCGAGGAACGTCCTCCCGACCCGGTGGAAGCGTACCAGGCGAGAGCCTTCGTTCTCGAGGAGCTCCCGCCGTCCCTACGCAGACTGATGAGCATTTCCAAGGGAAGGGCGCCGCTTGCGATCACGCTGGGCCCAAGACCCACCGAGCCGTCCGCCGACATCTACGTTTCTCGAAAGGCCGTGCTAGGGCGCGCGAGCTATCGCCGCGCGCTCGCGGAGAAACACATGGCCCGTGCCCTGGGCCGAACCCTGGCGCATGAGCTTGCCCATCGTTTTCTACGCTCGAGCCACACGGAGCAAGGCGTTTTGAAGGCCACTCTGGAAGAGCGAGATCTGATCGATTCGGATCGCTCGGACCTGTTTTGGACGGCCGAGCAAAGGCAACTTCTCCAGGCGACCGCGATGCGCTGAAGCCCAATGGTGTTCAGCGCCGTGACTCGCCGGAACCGAGGTGTTCGAGCTCATCGAACCAGGCTCGTTTTCACCCTGGACCATCAGGAACCGGCTCCCGTCTGGCGCCAGATCGTACGTTCGCATCCAATAGTCTATTGGAACAAATCGCGCCTTTCGAAAAGCAATGTCGCCGATGGCTTGACGTTTCAATGGAAGTTCACACGAAACGATCTCGGCTGAGCTCCTCGAGCCTCGCCAAGTACGAGGCTCGTTGGGGTCATGTGGCCTCAACGCGAAAAAATACGTCACCGAACTTTCGAGATACCGTAGGGAGCTAGGGACGAGTCGCTTCATACAGGACGAGGGCGGCGGCGGTCGCCACGTTGAGCGATTCCACGCGCCCCTTCATCGGAATGGAAACGCGCATGTCATCGGGAGACAGTGTCAAGGCTGGAAGTCCCGCCCCCTCGCGCCCTAGCAAGATCGCGAGCGGGCGCCGCCAGTCGCATTCGCGGAAATCGGTGCCCCCGTGCGGGGTGAGGGCTGCGAACCGGTAACCTCGCTCTCTCAGCGGGTCGAGCTGGTCGATCTCGAAGACCGGCAGACGCAGAACGCTTCCCATCGAGCCTCGAATGGCTTTGGGCCCGAAGGGATCGGCGGAGCCCTTGACGACGACGAGTGCGTCGGCGCTCGCGGCTTCCGCGACCCGGGCGACCGCTCCCAGGTTCCCGGGCAGCTGGATGCCCACGGAGACCACGAGAAGCCCCTCGGTGGGCAGATCTTCGAGCGGACGGGACGGCCTCCGCGCCATGGCGAGCACGCCGTCGGGAGCGTCGAGCCCGCTCGCCCTTTCGAACAGGCGAGCCTCGACCTCGATGGCTCCGGGAAACACCCCGTGCGGCCCGTCGGAAGACACCAGAATCGACTGGACTTCGGTCTCGCCCTCGAGCGCCTCGGCCACGAGCTTCTGACCCTCGATGAGGATGGTGGGCTCCCGCCGTCTCGCGCGTGCGAGGCGTCGGACACTCTTGATCAGGGGATTTTCCGGGCTACCGATGCGCTTCATACCGGATTTTCTTGCCAGAGGCGATCGGGGTCGCTATCATTTTCGAGACTCGATGTCGAAGGACATTCTCGGCAAGCTGAAAGACGAAATCAAAGCCCTCGAAGAGGAGCTCCACGTCGAGCTTCCCAAGGCCCTCAAGGTGGCTCGCGAGCACGGCGACCTTTCGGAGAATGCCGAGTACGACGCCGCCAAAGAGCGTCAAGGGTACGTCAACGCTCGTCTCGGACAGCTGAGGAAGCGCCTCGCCAATCTGTCGATGGTGAACTTCGACAAGATCCCGGAGGGCAAAGTCTCTTTTGGCTCCGAAGTCACGCTCTTCGACGTCGACAAGGAAGCGGAGGTCGTCTACAAGCTCGTGGTGAGCGAAGAGGCAGACGTGGCGAAGGGACTCATCTCGACCACCTCACCGATCGGCCGCGCACTGCTCGGGCGGGTGGAGGGCGACGAGGTTCGCGTCCAGACGCCGGGAGGGCTGAAGAACTTCGAGATCGTCAAGCTTCTCACAATCCACGATCTCGTCGACCTCAACGATCTCGACGATCTCGACTGACGAGCTCGTAAACCAGGCCGTCTTCGAACGAGCCTTTCGGCTCCAGTCGTCGGGAAAATCTCCGGAGGGAGTCCTCCAGTTTCCGCCACTCGCTGGCCCCGTAGGCGTCACGATGGAACACGGCGAATCGGACCGCCATCCCTTCGAGCGCCGTCAATCCCTCCTCGTTTGGAAAATCGACGAGCAGGCGGAACAGCCGCGAATGGCCCTCGGGCAAAAAACCGCTGTATCCATTCACCAACGGCCGGAAATGGGCGATCGATTGCAGCATGTATGCGGAGTGCCGTCTCGCCGATTCCACCTCGTCACGCGGATCCGGGACGGGGAAGACGGCGACCGCACCTTGCTCGGGCTGCTCGGCGAGCCAGCGATCCATCGACGAAGTCGGAATCGCGTACGGAGTGGTCCCGAGGGGGAAGGCGGCGAGCTCGAGCAGCACGAGGCCGAGTACCAGGGCCGCGATTCGAGGCGAGCCGAGACGAAGCTTGCGGTAGCCTCTCCCGGCAAGAACGGCGAGCGCGAGGACGGTAAGGAGCGTGGCACGCGAGGGGACCCGAACGAGATCGAAGCCCGGCACGAGTCGATGGAGCAGTGAGTACAGCCCTGCATCAGGACCGAGGCTCACCCAGAGAGACAGCACCGCGAGGAGAGTGTAGTAATCGAGGGAGACGAGCGTGAAAGGTCTCCGGCCGAATCGCACGATGCGGAAGGCGACGAGAGCCGCCAGAACGATGGCCGCCCGCCCACCTCCGCTCGCGGAGAAACGGAAGCCGCCGAGCGCGAAACGAACGCCCGACAGAAGCTCGAGAGCCAGTGCGGTGACGGCGGAGGCGACGATGAGCCCATCGATGACGAGCAGGCGGCGCGAGCCAGACGGCGGCTTGCGCAACGAGCCGATGCCCGCGAGGACCAAAGGGAACAGGCCGGGAAAGAGATACGCCTTGGCGTCGCGCAGGATGGGTCGTTCCCAGCCGAAAGTCCGAAGAACCAGACGGTCGAGGTGCGTGGGGGAAGCGGCAAAGCTGGCGGCGTTTGGCGACCACTCGCGAGCTTCGGCCAGGGTGCGCTCGAGTCCGAGCTCCTTCTTGACCTGCAGGTATGGGACAACGAATGGGACGTTGAGGACCGCGAGAAGCGTCAGGGCGATCGCTGCGTCGCGATGGCGCGGGCTCTCGGGTCGAAGCTTGCCCGCGAGCGTGAGATGGACGAGCAATCCCGTCGCCGCGAGTGCGAGGAAAAGAGCCGTTTGCCCTCCCGACAGTGCCTGAAGGGTGAAGGCGAGGACGGCTCCGAGCAGATGGACGAGCCGGCCGTGCGACGCATAGCGATGCAGCATGGCGAGGCAAAGGGGCACCCATTGGACCGTCGCCAGATGAAGTTGCCCGAGACGGAAAAAACGCGGCGGCGCCAGGGCGAAGACGATTCCGGTCACGAGGGCGCCTCCGGTGCCGAGGCCGAGGGTGCGGCCTAGATAGAAGCCGGCCAGGCCCGAGCCGAGGCAGGACAGCAAGAGAACGACGTTCATCGAGAGGAGCAGTTGTCCCGACGCCAGCATGACCGGGGCCGCGAGCAGGGCGCTTCCGAGCTGGTGCTCCGAATAGGCGAGCGTTCTCGGTTCGGGATAGAAGATGTTGGCGTCGAAGATCGACAGGGGACGGGTCGTGAGTGCTTCGATGTCCCATGCCAGGGTCCAGAGAAACAAACGGGTATCGGGGCCGAGGTCCAGGGCCTCTTCACCGGGACGGACGCTCAGCGGGTAGGTAAAAAGCCCCGTCAACAGGACGAAGAGCAAACCGATACCCAGACCCTTCATACCCGGGCAAAGCTAACACGTGTTTCCATCTGCTATAATTCGTTTGTCAATCAAAACCCGATGATGGCATGATCTTGCCGGTCGAGGCTCGTTGTCTCGATTGCTAAGCGGTCGTCGCGATGACGGCTCGTCGCCGGCCGAGAGAGATGATCCGGCAAGGCGGAAGGAGCTTTCATGACGTTGGAGAGTGAAGAGCTCAGCATTCGGGGGTCCCTGTCCGAGTCCAGCCTGCCCGAGCTTTTGGCCTCCATAAGCCGGAGCAAGGAGACCGGAATTCTGAACTTCCACGATGCCGGACGATGGAAGGCGATTTATTTCAAGGAAGGCCGCATCATCTACGCGATGTCGAACGCCCAGGACGATCGCCTCGGTGAGTTCCTGTTGAAGTCGGGCAAGATCACCGTCCGGCAGCTGCTCGAGGCAAGCAAGCTGATTCAGCACGACAAGAAGCTGGGTGCGGTGCTCGTCGATCAGAGCATCATCACCCCCGATGATCTGTTCGTGGCAATCCATCGCCACGCGGAGGCGATTGTTTACAGTCTGTTCGAGTGGACCCGGGGCGAGTACGAGTTCGTGATCAAGGATCTGTCGGCCGAAGGGCCCATGGTACTCGACCTCGACTCGGGCAATGTGGTGCTCGAAGGGATCCGCCGCCTCAACGATTTCACTCGTATCTATGCCGGTGTCGGCCCGCTCGAGAGTGTGTTGCGGCCCGCCGACAGCTCGGAAGGCCAGGTTCACCGGATCAATCTCGACGAAGACGAATCGCAGGTGCTCTCTCTCGTCAACGGCAGGCTCAGCGTGGAGCAGATTCTGGCGATGAGCTACCTGCCCAACTTCGAGACCCTGCGAATTCTATTCGCACTCGTAGCCGCCGGCGTGCTCGAGCGGGGCGGCACGGACGAATCCGAGAAACGCGGGATCGAGCTCGAGTACGAGCTTCAGGAGATCGTGGATCACCACAATCGGAACTTCGAAGGGGTCTGCGCCTTCATTCGCGAGAAAATCGACCCGGAGCAGGCCCTGGTGTTCACCGAAGACGTCATGCGGGATGTTGCCAAGCAGTTTCCCCTCCTCTTCGAAGGCATCGAGCTCGGAACCGCGGGCAGGGTGGACTTCGACCAGCTCCTCCAGAACCTCGGCGATCGTCCCCACGAGGCGAAGAAAGCCGTGCTGATCGACGGACTGAACGAGCTCATGTATGGCTTGTTGCTCGAGATCGGGCGGCGGTTCGGCAAGGCCTCCCAGGAGGTGGTGGCGACGAGTGTCCTCAGCCACGCCCAACCCAGTTTTCCGGTAACATAAACCTTGTTACTTCAAGGAAAACTTGAGGTATAATACAGCCTCCCAGAAACATCACGTCTACCCGAGCTTCGAAGGGGAGATTCAGGATATGGCAGAAGATTACGACGACCGGGCCTACTACGAGGTCCAGCTGAACAACAAGCAGCTAGTCTTCTTTTTCATGGCCGCCCTCGCCATAGCCGTGGTCGTGTTTCTTTGCGGAGTGATGGTGGGCCGTGGAGTGCGTGACGCGACCCTAGCGGCCTCCCGCAACGACATCGCGGCCGAGGGTTCGAAGGATGCCGCCACCGAGTCCATTCGGTTCCGGACCGAGCGCAAGGAGACGCCCAGGCTCGACTATGCCCAGCGGCTCTCCCGAGACGAGGTCGACACGCAGCTCGATGCGGTTCGCTCCGACAGCCCCGAGACCACCGCGCGTCAGAGCGTCGAGCCGAGCCCCGCGGTTCAACAACCGGTAGCCAAGACACCGCCTCCGCAAGTCGCCTCGACATCCCCGCCGCCTGCTTCGCCGTCTCCTCCTTCACCCGAGCCCGCCGTGATCGGCGCCGACCGCGGCCCGTTCACGATTCAAGTCGTGGCGCTCAAAACCGAGGACGCGGCGCGCTCGCTCCTCACCCGCCTGAAGGGCAAGAGATATCGCGCCTATCTCGAGGCCGTGGGAGACGCGGGGCTGCATCGAGTTCGGGTCGGCCGGTTCGAGACGCGCGCCGAGGCGGAGCAGGTCGCGGCCAAGCTCCGGACCGAGGAGAAATTTCGGCCTTACGTTACCCAATAGAGAGTTCATCATTCCATGATTGAAGAGCTGACGGATCGGTACGAGGACCTCGGGCGTCGAGCCCACGACGTCCGGGGTTATCTTTGACCCGGCCCACCTGCAGAAGTCGCTACAAGAAGTAGAGCAGAAGTTATCCCAGCCCGACGTCTGGTCGGATCCAACGCTCGGGGAGAGGCT
Proteins encoded in this region:
- a CDS encoding RNA methyltransferase; translation: MKRIGSPENPLIKSVRRLARARRREPTILIEGQKLVAEALEGETEVQSILVSSDGPHGVFPGAIEVEARLFERASGLDAPDGVLAMARRPSRPLEDLPTEGLLVVSVGIQLPGNLGAVARVAEAASADALVVVKGSADPFGPKAIRGSMGSVLRLPVFEIDQLDPLRERGYRFAALTPHGGTDFRECDWRRPLAILLGREGAGLPALTLSPDDMRVSIPMKGRVESLNVATAAALVLYEATRP
- the greA gene encoding transcription elongation factor GreA, encoding MSKDILGKLKDEIKALEEELHVELPKALKVAREHGDLSENAEYDAAKERQGYVNARLGQLRKRLANLSMVNFDKIPEGKVSFGSEVTLFDVDKEAEVVYKLVVSEEADVAKGLISTTSPIGRALLGRVEGDEVRVQTPGGLKNFEIVKLLTIHDLVDLNDLDDLD
- a CDS encoding DUF4388 domain-containing protein, whose protein sequence is MTLESEELSIRGSLSESSLPELLASISRSKETGILNFHDAGRWKAIYFKEGRIIYAMSNAQDDRLGEFLLKSGKITVRQLLEASKLIQHDKKLGAVLVDQSIITPDDLFVAIHRHAEAIVYSLFEWTRGEYEFVIKDLSAEGPMVLDLDSGNVVLEGIRRLNDFTRIYAGVGPLESVLRPADSSEGQVHRINLDEDESQVLSLVNGRLSVEQILAMSYLPNFETLRILFALVAAGVLERGGTDESEKRGIELEYELQEIVDHHNRNFEGVCAFIREKIDPEQALVFTEDVMRDVAKQFPLLFEGIELGTAGRVDFDQLLQNLGDRPHEAKKAVLIDGLNELMYGLLLEIGRRFGKASQEVVATSVLSHAQPSFPVT
- a CDS encoding SPOR domain-containing protein; translated protein: MAEDYDDRAYYEVQLNNKQLVFFFMAALAIAVVVFLCGVMVGRGVRDATLAASRNDIAAEGSKDAATESIRFRTERKETPRLDYAQRLSRDEVDTQLDAVRSDSPETTARQSVEPSPAVQQPVAKTPPPQVASTSPPPASPSPPSPEPAVIGADRGPFTIQVVALKTEDAARSLLTRLKGKRYRAYLEAVGDAGLHRVRVGRFETRAEAEQVAAKLRTEEKFRPYVTQ